The proteins below come from a single Saccharopolyspora sp. SCSIO 74807 genomic window:
- the ftsH gene encoding ATP-dependent zinc metalloprotease FtsH: protein MDRKRLLRNPLLWILAVFALMWGLSVIMDETRGYHPVSTSQALQQISEGKVSEATIQDKEQRVLLTMKPGQSFDGSSMLTTQYPAGSTDAVVNEIRQAGVGSWNTQVTQDSLWMQMLIYLVPIGLLVLLLMWMMNNVQGGGNRVLNFGKSKAKQLTKDMPKTLFGDVAGADEAVEELHEIKDFLSYPARYQALGAKIPKGVLLYGPPGTGKTLLARAVAGEAGVPFYSISGSDFVEMFVGVGASRVRDLFEQAKQNAPCIVFVDEIDAVGRQRGAGLGGGHDEREQTLNQLLVEMDGFDSRGGIILIAATNRPDILDPALLRPGRFDRQIPVSAPDLRGRRAILGVHSKGKPLAGDADMEGLAKRTVGFSGADLENVVNEAALLTARENGQLITAAALEESVDRVIGGPRRKSKIISERDKKITAYHEGGHALAAWAMPDVEPVYKLTILPRGRTGGHALVVPEDDKDMMTRSEMIGRLVFALGGRSAEELVFHEPTTGASSDIEQATKIARAMVTEYGMTARLGAVKYGKEEGDPFLGRSAGQQPNYSLEVAHEIDEEVRKLIEAAHTEAWEVLNTYRDVLDDLVMEVLEKETLVRKDLERIFSRVEKRPRITAFNDFGGRTPSEKPPIKTPGEQAIERGEPWPPPEAEPTPVSAGQQNGSVPAGAVPGAQQNQQYDQQNQGTVQFPNPQQGQYPQGQYQQGQQPQGGQYPQQGQPPQGQQLPHGVPPNYGAPPGWSPATASGGVAPGGQQPAGQQQPYQWVPSWERQQPTAGPGEQYGGQQPQQPASQQYGSQQPGNQQPGTAEGQNASGAQDQANRSGTEQNSAQSPPAGEDPNRTDRGDESGGGGTSR, encoded by the coding sequence ATGGACCGAAAGCGCCTGCTCCGTAACCCGCTGCTTTGGATCCTGGCGGTGTTCGCGCTGATGTGGGGCCTCAGCGTGATCATGGACGAGACCCGGGGCTACCACCCGGTCTCCACCTCCCAAGCGCTTCAGCAGATCTCCGAAGGCAAGGTCTCCGAAGCGACCATCCAGGACAAAGAACAGCGCGTGCTGCTGACCATGAAGCCCGGCCAGAGCTTCGACGGCAGCTCGATGCTGACGACCCAGTACCCCGCGGGCTCCACCGACGCGGTGGTCAACGAGATCCGCCAGGCCGGCGTCGGCAGCTGGAACACCCAGGTCACCCAGGATTCGCTCTGGATGCAGATGCTGATCTACCTGGTGCCGATCGGCCTGCTGGTGCTGCTGCTGATGTGGATGATGAACAACGTCCAGGGCGGCGGCAACCGGGTGTTGAACTTCGGCAAGTCCAAGGCCAAGCAGCTCACCAAGGACATGCCCAAGACGCTGTTCGGCGACGTCGCCGGTGCCGACGAGGCCGTCGAAGAGCTGCACGAGATCAAGGACTTCCTCTCCTACCCGGCGCGCTACCAGGCGCTCGGCGCGAAGATCCCGAAGGGCGTGCTGCTGTACGGGCCGCCCGGCACCGGTAAGACGCTGCTGGCGCGGGCCGTCGCCGGTGAGGCGGGCGTGCCGTTCTACTCGATCTCCGGTTCGGACTTCGTGGAGATGTTCGTCGGTGTCGGCGCCTCCCGCGTCCGCGACCTGTTCGAGCAGGCCAAGCAGAACGCGCCGTGCATCGTGTTCGTCGACGAGATCGACGCGGTCGGCCGCCAGCGCGGCGCCGGGCTCGGCGGCGGGCACGACGAGCGGGAGCAGACGCTCAACCAGCTGCTGGTGGAGATGGACGGGTTCGACTCCCGCGGCGGGATCATCCTGATCGCGGCGACGAACCGCCCGGACATCCTGGACCCGGCGCTGCTGCGGCCGGGCCGGTTCGACCGGCAGATCCCGGTTTCGGCGCCGGACCTGCGGGGCCGCCGCGCGATCCTGGGCGTGCACTCCAAGGGCAAGCCGCTCGCCGGGGACGCGGACATGGAAGGCCTGGCCAAGCGCACCGTCGGGTTCTCCGGCGCGGACCTGGAGAACGTGGTCAACGAGGCCGCGCTGCTCACCGCCAGGGAGAACGGCCAGCTGATCACCGCCGCCGCCCTGGAGGAGTCGGTGGACCGCGTGATCGGCGGCCCGCGGCGCAAGAGCAAGATCATTTCGGAGCGGGACAAGAAGATCACCGCTTATCACGAGGGCGGGCACGCACTCGCCGCGTGGGCGATGCCGGACGTGGAGCCGGTCTACAAGCTCACGATCCTGCCGCGCGGCCGGACCGGTGGGCACGCCTTGGTCGTTCCCGAGGACGACAAGGACATGATGACCCGCTCGGAGATGATCGGGCGGCTGGTCTTCGCGCTCGGCGGACGCTCCGCCGAGGAGCTGGTGTTCCACGAGCCGACCACCGGTGCCTCCAGCGACATCGAGCAGGCGACCAAGATCGCCCGCGCGATGGTCACCGAGTACGGCATGACCGCCCGCCTCGGCGCGGTCAAGTACGGCAAGGAGGAGGGCGACCCGTTCCTGGGCCGTTCCGCCGGGCAGCAGCCGAACTACTCGCTGGAGGTCGCGCACGAGATCGACGAGGAGGTGCGCAAGCTCATCGAGGCCGCGCACACCGAGGCGTGGGAGGTGCTCAACACCTACCGCGACGTCCTCGACGACCTCGTGATGGAGGTCCTGGAGAAGGAGACGCTGGTCCGCAAGGACCTGGAGCGGATCTTCTCCCGGGTGGAGAAGCGGCCGCGGATCACCGCGTTCAACGACTTCGGCGGGCGCACCCCGTCGGAGAAGCCGCCGATCAAGACCCCTGGCGAGCAGGCGATCGAGCGCGGCGAGCCGTGGCCCCCGCCGGAGGCCGAGCCCACGCCGGTCAGTGCCGGTCAGCAGAACGGTTCGGTGCCCGCGGGCGCGGTCCCGGGTGCGCAGCAGAACCAGCAGTACGACCAGCAGAATCAGGGCACCGTCCAGTTCCCGAACCCGCAGCAGGGCCAGTACCCGCAGGGCCAGTACCAGCAGGGGCAGCAACCGCAGGGCGGGCAGTACCCACAGCAGGGCCAGCCTCCGCAGGGCCAGCAGCTGCCGCACGGCGTGCCGCCGAACTACGGCGCTCCGCCCGGGTGGAGCCCGGCCACGGCGTCCGGCGGTGTCGCGCCGGGCGGGCAGCAGCCGGCTGGACAGCAGCAGCCCTACCAGTGGGTTCCGTCCTGGGAACGCCAGCAGCCCACGGCCGGTCCGGGTGAGCAGTACGGCGGGCAACAGCCCCAGCAGCCGGCCAGCCAGCAGTACGGCAGCCAGCAGCCGGGGAACCAGCAGCCCGGCACGGCCGAAGGCCAGAACGCTTCGGGTGCGCAGGACCAGGCCAACCGGTCCGGGACCGAGCAGAACTCGGCGCAGTCCCCGCCCGCGGGCGAGGACCCGAACCGGACGGACCGGGGAGACGAATCGGGCGGCGGCGGCACGTCCCGCTGA
- the hpt gene encoding hypoxanthine phosphoribosyltransferase, which yields MYDGDIASVLITEQQIKDKTAELAKQISEDYRDAPGGDLLLVGVLKGAVMVMTDLARALPQPAQLEFMAVSSYGSSTSSSGVVRILKDLDRDIAGRQVLIVEDIIDSGLTLSWLLKNLASRNPASLEVCTLLRKPDAVQVDVPVRYVGFDIPNEFVVGYGLDFAERYRDLPYIGSLDPKVYTSGL from the coding sequence GTGTACGACGGCGACATCGCTTCAGTGCTCATCACCGAGCAGCAGATCAAGGACAAGACGGCCGAGTTGGCCAAGCAGATCTCCGAGGACTACCGGGACGCCCCGGGCGGGGACCTGCTGCTGGTGGGAGTGCTCAAGGGTGCGGTGATGGTCATGACCGACCTGGCGCGGGCGCTGCCGCAGCCCGCCCAGCTGGAGTTCATGGCGGTCAGCTCGTACGGCTCCTCGACCTCGTCGTCCGGCGTCGTGCGGATCCTCAAGGACCTGGACCGGGACATCGCGGGCCGCCAGGTGCTGATCGTGGAGGACATCATCGACTCCGGGCTGACGCTGTCCTGGCTGCTGAAGAACCTGGCTTCGCGCAACCCCGCCTCCCTGGAGGTGTGCACGCTGCTGCGCAAGCCGGACGCGGTGCAGGTGGACGTGCCGGTCCGCTACGTCGGGTTCGACATCCCGAACGAGTTCGTCGTGGGCTACGGGCTGGACTTCGCCGAGCGCTACCGCGACCTGCCCTACATCGGCTCCTTGGACCCGAAGGTCTACACCTCGGGGCTGTGA